The DNA segment TTTGATTGAAAAATGTCCGGTTAAAATTAAAACTCCGTTTCCAGAATCGAATTCCAGGGATTCCAATTGATCCTGAGATTCTAAGATTTTCTTTTTAAGAATTTTATTGAGGGAATGCAGTTTGAGAGTGATTTTATAATTGCTCTTAAGGCTTTCTTTTTCAGAAGCGAGTCCGGTAAGAAATTCCAGAGGATTGAAGCCTATGAGTTTCCTCAAATTGAGCATGGGAGATCAAAAATAGTTTGCGGGTAAAGAAGAGTAAACTAAATTATTGATTCCAAGTCGGGAATGATTTGCCGGATACAAATCCGTACGAATTTTATTTTTGATTTGAACTTGCCAAAGGGGAGCTTTCATGAAAATCGGAGTCATCGGATCGGGAAGTTTTGGAACGGCCTTAGGAAGTCTTCTGGCGGATAAAGGTTATGATGTTACTCTCTGGTGCAGAAACGATTCTCAGATTGAAAGTATCAACCGCGATCATATCAACAACAAACACCTTCCCAATTTTACGCTTCCGGAAAAATTAACCGCGAGTAAGGATCTAAAAATCGTCGTAGCCGGAAAAGATATGATCGTATCTTCGCCGCCATCTCACGCTTTGAGCGGAATTTTGAGAGAGATCAAGGAATATCTGCCGGAAAAGGTTCCGATCGTTTCGGCGAGCAAGGGAATCGAAAACGGAACGTTACGCTTGGTTTCCGAAATCTTCGAATCGGAACTTCCCGGAAAATATCACGCATATCTTTCTTATCTGTCCGGTCCTTCTTTTGCAAAAGAAATCATTCAGAAAGTGCCCACGATTGTGAGTATCGCATCGAAGAACGAAGCGACGGCTCGTAAGGTGCAGGAGATTTTCAGCTTTTTATATTTTAGAACGTATTGGACCCCGGACGTGATCGGAGTCGAAGTTGGAGGTTCTTTAAAAAACGTAATCGCATTGGCCGCGGGGGTCAGTGACGGTTTGGGCTTTGGTCAAAACACCCGTGCGGCTCTGATCACAAGAGGATTGAACGAAATCACAAAGATCGGTATCAAACTTGGCGCGGATCCGATGACCTTTCTCGGACCTTCCGGGATGGGAGATTTGATTCTTACTTGTTGCGGAGAGCAATCTCGAAATCGAACGGTTGGATTTCGTTTGGGACAAGGGGAAACCTTGGAGCAAATCTTATCGAGTATGAACGAAGTTGCCGAAGGAGTAAAGACAACTCAAAGCGCTTACGAACTTTCTCAGAAATTAGGAATCGAAATGGCGATCACGAACGAAGTTTATAAAATGCTTTACGAAGGTAAGAATCCGAAAGAAGTTGTGAAAGACCTTATGAAACGCGATCTAAAGAGAGAAGGCGTTTCAGTCTGATCGACCTTGAAGCTTTTTTCTTTTAAAATTTGTTCGATTTTTTTATTGAGTTTTGTTTGTGTTTTTAATTCCTTATCGGCTCAGACAAAACACGAATTCGGTTGGGCGAAAGGTTCGGAAGGTTTTTCATTCAACCTCAATGGAAAGACGGTTTTTCAATCCGGAAACGAAATTCAATCCTTTCCTGACAATCTCACTCTTTTGGAAAAATCCGATTATCTTTTTTACGCAGGTGAATACTTTATTCTCAATAAAGACGTTCGACGTTATGACGCGTTACTCAAGTTGTCGACGGGCTCCGAGTCCGAATTGGTATTGGGTGGGATTTTTCTTAGAATATTAAAAGAATTGAATTTTAATTCCAAAGAATCCTCCCGCAGTCTTCTCGTTCAATTTTCAAAAAATGAAACATCACCGTATCTGAAAGAATTGGCGGAAGGGTTTGATCAATCTATT comes from the Leptospira sp. WS92.C1 genome and includes:
- a CDS encoding NAD(P)H-dependent glycerol-3-phosphate dehydrogenase; this translates as MKIGVIGSGSFGTALGSLLADKGYDVTLWCRNDSQIESINRDHINNKHLPNFTLPEKLTASKDLKIVVAGKDMIVSSPPSHALSGILREIKEYLPEKVPIVSASKGIENGTLRLVSEIFESELPGKYHAYLSYLSGPSFAKEIIQKVPTIVSIASKNEATARKVQEIFSFLYFRTYWTPDVIGVEVGGSLKNVIALAAGVSDGLGFGQNTRAALITRGLNEITKIGIKLGADPMTFLGPSGMGDLILTCCGEQSRNRTVGFRLGQGETLEQILSSMNEVAEGVKTTQSAYELSQKLGIEMAITNEVYKMLYEGKNPKEVVKDLMKRDLKREGVSV